Genomic window (Streptomyces yatensis):
GCTGCGGGACAATCTGCTGCTGGCCCGCGCCGTCGCCACGGACGCCGAGCTGTGGGCGGCGCTGGGCGCGGTCGACGCCGATGGCTGGGCCCGCGCGCTGGACGAGGGCCTGGACACCGAGGTCGGATCGGGCGGTCTCGCGCTCACCCCCGCACAGGCGCAGCAGATCGCGCTGGCCCGGCTGGTGCTCGCCGATCCCCATACGCTGGTGCTGGACGAGGCCACCTCGCTGCTGGACCCGCGGGCGGCGCGCCATCTGGAGCGCTCGCTGGGCCGGGTGCTGGAGGGCAGGACCGTGGTGGCGATCGCCCACCGGCTGCACACCGCGCATGACGCGGATGTGATCGCCGTGGTCGAGAGCGGCCGGATCACCGAGCTGGGCAGCCATGACGAACTCGTCGCGGCGGACGGGGCCTACGCCGCGCTGTGGCGCTCCTGGCATCAGTGAGGAGGGTGGCCGCGCCCCGGCGCGGCCGCCCTCGTCCCGTCCGGGGGTCAGATGACGCCGAGGGCGGCCAGTCCGCCCATGCCGCCGAGCAGCATGAAGACCGGCATCAGCACCTTCAGCTCGACCCAGCTGCCGGCTCGGAAGCGCATGCCCTTGGGCGGGCCGAGCGCGTACCAGCGCTTGCGGCCGATCGGGATGGGCCACAGGATCGGGCAGCCGGAGACGGTGAGCGCGTCCCCGATGTCGTGGACCAGGGCGCCGAGCACGATCGGCAGGCCGAGCCAGAGGTACTCCTGGCCCGGTGCGCTGAACAGCCAGTCCGAGCCGTTGCCCGGCCGGTGCAGCACATCGGCGAGGATCCAGGCGCTGGCCGCGCCGAGCAACCACACCAGGACATCGCTGGAGACCCGGGCGGCGCGCCACAGCAGCCCCTCGACGGCCAGCACCATATGCACGAAGAGGATGCCCAGCACCGCCCAGCGCCCGCCGACCAGGGCGAGCGCCGAGGCTCCGGCGCCGATCAGCACCGCCCATACCCAGGTGTGGGTGAGGGTGCGGTGGCCGCCCGAGCGGCGCGGGTCGCCCTGCTTCCTGGTCGCCTTGTAGACGGAGTACGAGAGCTTGTCGATCACCTCGCACAGTCCCTTGGAGATGGGCCCGAAGGCGCGCGATATGGTCGCCGCCTTGTGATCGAGGTCGGGGGCGAGCGCCGCTCCCGCGCAAATCAGCGCGCCGGCGACCAGCACCGGCCAGGGCATCGAGTGGCCGGCCGCCGCGGCAGCCGCCCCCACCCCCAGCCAGGCCGCCGCTCCGGACAGCGAATGCGCCGGTCCCATCATGGTCGTACCCCGCCCCTGTTCTTTCCCGCTTCCGCGCGGGAGTTGACTGCTTCGGCCCGGCACAGCCTAGCGGCGGGCGATCTTCGTCCGCACAGCCGGTTCCCGTCCCGGCGGGGAAACCAGGCAGTATAGGTGCGTGACTCTTATCGATCAGCTGCCGAGCGACGCCGACCCCGACGCACTTTTCGAGGCGTTCTCCACCTGGGTCGAGGAGCGGGGCATCTCCCTGTACCCCGCCCAGGAGGAAGCGCTGATCGAGGTGGTGTCCGGGGCGAATGTCATCCTGTCCACCCCCACCGGATCGGGCAAGAGCCTGGTGGCGGCGGGCGCCCACTTCGCCGCGCTCGCCCGGGACCAGGTCACCTTCTACACCGCGCCGATCAAGGCCCTGGTATCGGAGAAGTTCTTCGAGCTGTGCAAGCTCTTCGGCACCGAGAACGTCGGGATGCTGACCGGGGACGCGTCGGTCAACGCGGACGCGCCGGTCATCTGCTGTACGGCCGAGGTGCTGGCGTCCATCGCCCTGCGGGACGGCAAGGACGCCGACATCGGCCAGGTGGTGATGGACGAGTTCCACTTCTATGCGGAGCCGGACCGGGGCTGGGCGTGGCAGATCCCTCTGCTGGAGCTGCCGCAGGCGCAGTTCATCCTGATGTCGGCGACGCTCGGTGATGTGAGCCGGTTCGAGGGCGACCTGACCCGGCGCACCGGGCGGCCGACCGCGGTCGTGCGGTCCGCGACCCGGCCGGTGCCGCTGAGCTACGAATACCGGACGACGCCGCTGACCGAAACGCTGACCGAGCTGCTGGAGACCCAGCAGGCGCCGGTCTACATCGTGCACTTCACACAGGCGGCGGCGGTCGAGCGTGCCCAGGCGCTGATGAGCATCAATATGTGCTCGCGCGCCGAGAAGGACGAGATCGCCTCGCTGATCGGCAACTTCCGGTTCACCACCAAGTTCGGCCGCAACCTGTCCCGTTACGTCCGGCACGGGATCGGCGTGCACCATGCGGGCATGCTGCCCAAGTACCGGCGGCTGGTGGAGAAGCTGGCGCAGGCCGGGCTGCTCAAGGTCATCTGCGGTACGGACACCCTCGGCGTGGGCGTCAATGTGCCCATCCGCACCGTCCTGTTCACCGCGCTGACCAAGTACGACGGTCAGCGGGTGCGGACGCTGCGGGCCCGGGAGTTCCACCAGATCGCGGGCCGGGCCGGCCGGGCCGGTTTCGACACCGCGGGCTTTGTGGTGGCCCAGGCGCCCGAGCACGTCGTCGAGAACGAGAAGGCGCTCGCGAAGGCCGGGGACGATCCGAAGAAGCGCCGCAAGGTGGTCCGCAAGAAGGCGCCGGAGGGCTTCGTCAACTGGGGCCAGAACACCTTCGAGAAGCTCATCGCCTCCGAACCCGAGCCGCTCACCTCCCGGTTCCGGGTCACCCACGCGATGCTGCTGTCGGTCATCGCCCGGCCCGGCAACGCCTTCGAGGGGATGCGCCGCCTGCTGGAGGACAACCACGAGCCGCGCAAGAACCAGCTCCGGCACATCCGCCGCGCCATCGCGATCTACCGCTCGCTGCTGGACGGCGGGGTGGTCGAGCGGGTGGAGCCACAGGGCGCCGACGGTGCGGACGGGGGCGCCCCGATCGTCCGGCTGACGGTGGATCTGCAGCAGGACTTCGCCCTCAACCAGCCGCTGTCCACCTTCGCGCTGGCCGCCTTCGAGCTGCTGGACCCCGAATCGCCCTCCTACGCCCTGGACATGGTCTCGGTCGTCGAGTCGACGCTGGACGATCCCCGGCAGATCCTGGCGGCGCAGCAGAACAAGGCGCGCGGTGAGGCGGTCGCCGCGATGAAGGCGGACGGCGTCGAGTACGAGGAGCGCATGGAGCGGCTCCAGGACATCTCCTACCCCAAGCCGCTGGAGGAGTTGCTCTTCCACGCGTACGGGCTCTACCGCAAGAGCCATCCCTGGGTCGGTGACCACCCGCTGTCGCCCAAGTCGGTGATCCGCGACATGTACGAGCGGGCGATGACCTTCACCGAGTTCACCTCGTTCTACGACCTGGCGCGGACCGAGGGCATTGTGCTGCGCTACCTGGCCAGCTCCTACAAGGCCCTGGACCACACCGTGCCGGACGACCTGAAGTCCGACGACTTCCAGGACATCGTCGCCTGGCTCGGCGAGATGGTGCGGCAGGTCGACTCCAGCCTCCTCGACGAGTGGGAGCAACTGGCCAATCCGGAGGACGAGTCGGCGGAGGAGGCGCAGGAGCGCGCCGACCAGGTCAGGCCGGTCACCGCGAACGCCCGCGCCTTCCGCGTGCTGGTGCGCAACGCGATGTTCCGCCGGGTGGAGCTGGCCGCTTTGGACAAGGTCGCCGAGCTCGGGGAGATGGACGCCGACTCCGGCTGGGACGAGGACGCCTGGGCGGAGGCGATGGACGGGTACTGGGAGGAGTACGAGGAGCTCGGCACCGGGCCGCAGGCCCGCGGGCCGAAGCTGCTGCTGATCGAGGAGGACCCCGAGCACGGCCTGTGGCGGGTGCGGCAGACCTTCGACGATCCGAACGGCGACCACGACTGGGGCATCTCGGCGGAGGTCGATCTCGCCGCCTCCGACGAGGAGGGCCGGGCCGTGGTCCGGGTCACCGACGTGGGCCAACTGTAGCCTCCCGGACGCGGTCCACGCCGAGGACCGGCCCGGCCCCCTCAGTGAAGGAGCACCACCGATGACCAATCCCGCCGAGCGCCTGGTCGATCTGCTCGATCTGGAACGGATCGAGCAGGACATCTTCCGCGGCCTCAGCCCCGATGAATCGCTGCAGCGGGTGTTCGGCGGGCAGGTGGCGGGCCAGGCGCTGGTGGCCGCCGGACGGACCACCGACGGGCTGCGTCCGGTGCACTCGCTGCACGCGTACTTCCTGCGGCCGGGACGGCCGGGCGTGCCCATCGTGTACCAGGTGGAGCGAATCCGGGACGGGCGCTCCTTCACCACCCGCCGGGTCGTCGCCATCCAGCAGGGTCGCACGATCTTCAATCTGACGGCCTCCTTTCATTCTGCTGAGCCGGGTATCGAGCAGCAGCTGCCGATGCCCGAGGTGCCCGGGCCGGAAGGTCTGCCGACTCTCGCCGACGAGGTCCGCTCCCATCTGGGAGCGCTCCCCGAGGCGTTCGCCCGCATGGAGCGCCGGCAGCCCTTCGACGTCCGCTATGTGGAGCGGCTGCGCTGGACGGACGAGGACTTAAAGGGCGTGGAACCGCGCAGCGCCGTATGGATGCGCGCGGTGGGGCCGCTCGGGGACGACCCGCTGGTGCACACCTGCGCGCTCACCTATGCGAGCGACATGATGCTGCTGGACGCGGTGCGGATGCCGGTCGAGCCGCTGTGGGGCCCACGGGGCTTCGACATGGCCTCGCTGGATCACGCCATGTGGTTCCACCGGCCGTTCCGCACGGATGAGTGGTTTCTCTACGACCAGGAGTCGCCCGTGGCCACCGGCGGCCGGGGACTGGCGCGCGGCAGGATCTACGACCGTGCGGGCCGGCTGCTGGTGTCGGTGGTGCAGGAGGGGCTGTTCCGCCCGCTGCGGCCCGCCGAAGGTGCTGCCGGAGGAGCGGCCGAAGGCGCCGCCGACGGTGGCTGAGCGCCACCGGGGTGTGTGCCGCGCCGAGCCTCATCGCCTGCCGACCAGCTTCTGCCACAGGCTCCGCGGGCGGCCCGGAGCCGGGGTGCGGTCCTCGATCGGCCGCTCCGCCCCGGCGTCCGGGCGCGGCGCCGGCCGGGCCCGGCGGGCGTCGCCCAGTGAGGAGGCGAGGGCGACCCGATAGCGCCGGATCTCCCGTGGGTCGTCGGCCGTGACCACCGCATCGATGACATCCCGGACCGCGCCGGCCTCGGGGCGCATCCGGACGAGCGCGGGGCGAAGCTGCCGCAGATGTGTCCGCTCATACGGATCGGCCACGGCCGAGGCCAGTTCGACGGAGCCGAGCACCGAGGCCAGGACCGCGGCCCGCTCCCAGGGGTCCTCGGTCTGGTCGAGCAACTGGCCGATCCGGCGGCTACGCCATTTCGCGGCCCGCCAGTCCTCCCCGGC
Coding sequences:
- a CDS encoding acyl-CoA thioesterase, with the protein product MTNPAERLVDLLDLERIEQDIFRGLSPDESLQRVFGGQVAGQALVAAGRTTDGLRPVHSLHAYFLRPGRPGVPIVYQVERIRDGRSFTTRRVVAIQQGRTIFNLTASFHSAEPGIEQQLPMPEVPGPEGLPTLADEVRSHLGALPEAFARMERRQPFDVRYVERLRWTDEDLKGVEPRSAVWMRAVGPLGDDPLVHTCALTYASDMMLLDAVRMPVEPLWGPRGFDMASLDHAMWFHRPFRTDEWFLYDQESPVATGGRGLARGRIYDRAGRLLVSVVQEGLFRPLRPAEGAAGGAAEGAADGG
- a CDS encoding DEAD/DEAH box helicase, producing MTLIDQLPSDADPDALFEAFSTWVEERGISLYPAQEEALIEVVSGANVILSTPTGSGKSLVAAGAHFAALARDQVTFYTAPIKALVSEKFFELCKLFGTENVGMLTGDASVNADAPVICCTAEVLASIALRDGKDADIGQVVMDEFHFYAEPDRGWAWQIPLLELPQAQFILMSATLGDVSRFEGDLTRRTGRPTAVVRSATRPVPLSYEYRTTPLTETLTELLETQQAPVYIVHFTQAAAVERAQALMSINMCSRAEKDEIASLIGNFRFTTKFGRNLSRYVRHGIGVHHAGMLPKYRRLVEKLAQAGLLKVICGTDTLGVGVNVPIRTVLFTALTKYDGQRVRTLRAREFHQIAGRAGRAGFDTAGFVVAQAPEHVVENEKALAKAGDDPKKRRKVVRKKAPEGFVNWGQNTFEKLIASEPEPLTSRFRVTHAMLLSVIARPGNAFEGMRRLLEDNHEPRKNQLRHIRRAIAIYRSLLDGGVVERVEPQGADGADGGAPIVRLTVDLQQDFALNQPLSTFALAAFELLDPESPSYALDMVSVVESTLDDPRQILAAQQNKARGEAVAAMKADGVEYEERMERLQDISYPKPLEELLFHAYGLYRKSHPWVGDHPLSPKSVIRDMYERAMTFTEFTSFYDLARTEGIVLRYLASSYKALDHTVPDDLKSDDFQDIVAWLGEMVRQVDSSLLDEWEQLANPEDESAEEAQERADQVRPVTANARAFRVLVRNAMFRRVELAALDKVAELGEMDADSGWDEDAWAEAMDGYWEEYEELGTGPQARGPKLLLIEEDPEHGLWRVRQTFDDPNGDHDWGISAEVDLAASDEEGRAVVRVTDVGQL
- a CDS encoding metal-dependent hydrolase, coding for MMGPAHSLSGAAAWLGVGAAAAAAGHSMPWPVLVAGALICAGAALAPDLDHKAATISRAFGPISKGLCEVIDKLSYSVYKATRKQGDPRRSGGHRTLTHTWVWAVLIGAGASALALVGGRWAVLGILFVHMVLAVEGLLWRAARVSSDVLVWLLGAASAWILADVLHRPGNGSDWLFSAPGQEYLWLGLPIVLGALVHDIGDALTVSGCPILWPIPIGRKRWYALGPPKGMRFRAGSWVELKVLMPVFMLLGGMGGLAALGVI